Proteins from one Rosa chinensis cultivar Old Blush chromosome 7, RchiOBHm-V2, whole genome shotgun sequence genomic window:
- the LOC112178844 gene encoding protein SAR DEFICIENT 1 produces the protein MAAKRFLTDSESDQDQLNDNNRKRPRLSFASVIGEVVMVNSMQNLFSSLEPLLRRVVSEEVDQVLRRGSRSLTRSPSLRIQALEPSSLYLVFAKSPSLPIFTASKISDEDNNQIQILLVDKNRISGSHQMGSISFPHPVKVEIVVLDGDFPSGDRENWTSQEFNNNVLKERTGKRPLLTGDVNVTVRDGCATIGDIEFTDNSSWIRSRKFRLGARVAPGTGYQGLRIREAMTDAFVVKDHRGELYKKHHPPMLEDEVWRLEKIGKDGAFHRKLAADNIHTVQDFLKMLVVDRSKLKQILGVGMSEKMWEVTVKHARTCVMGNKMYIFRGPHFELLLSPICQVMKAVINGQTFPARDLSNYVNRNYIENLLRQAHANWNSLEAVDTMSNETALLTQGHVEDQHYPQTMMVRALDHQVINNGQQQQLADIKCINNVGAAGYPQSNTMMGFECSDNWQISSPYSSFSPLMDTGVIKCSTSADSSSSDGDLGSQGL, from the exons ATGGCCGCCAAACGGTTTTTAACTGATTCAGAATCCGACCAAGATCAGCTCAATGATAATAACCGGAAGAGACCAAGACTTTCCTTCGCTTC TGTGATTGGAGAAGTGGTTATGGTCAACTCCATGCAAAACCTTTTCTCATCCTTGGAGCCTTTGCTTAGAAGAGTG GTGAGTGAAGAGGTTGATCAAGTTCTAAGGCGGGGCTCTCGCTCTTTAACAAGGTCGCCTTCATTGAGAATCCAAGCGCTCGAGCCATCGAGCTTATATCTAGTCTTTGCCAAGAGCCCCTCTCTCCCAATTTTCACTGCAAGCAAGATATCAGACGAagacaacaaccaaattcaaatcCTTCTTGTGGACAAGAACAGGATCAGTGGTAGCCACCAAATGGGTTCGATCTCTTTTCCACATCCGGTCAAAGTAGAAATCGTTGTTCTGGACGGTGACTTCCCTAGTGGAGATCGGGAGAATTGGACGAGTCAGGAATTCAACAACAATGTTTTGAAGGAGAGAACCGGCAAGAGGCCGTTGCTCACCGGAGACGTGAATGTTACGGTGAGAGATGGGTGTGCGACGATCGGGGACATTGAGTTTACAGACAATTCGAGCTGGATCAGGAGCAGGAAGTTTAGGCTTGGTGCAAGGGTGGCTCCTGGGACGGGGTATCAGGGTCTGAGGATTCGGGAAGCCATGACTGATGCTTTCGTTGTCAAAGATCATCGTGGAGAGT TGTACAAGAAGCATCATCCACCAATGTTGGAAGACGAAGTTTGGCGGCTGGAGAAGATTGGGAAAGATGGAGCTTTTCACAGGAAGTTAGCTGCTGACAACATTCATACAGTTCAAGACTTCTTGAAGATGTTGGTCGTCGACCGATCGAAGCTTAAACAG ATATTAGGGGTTGGAATGTCAGAAAAGATGTGGGAAGTAACAGTGAAGCATGCAAGAACATGCGTGATGGGTAACAAAATGTACATTTTCCGGGGTCCTCATTTCGAGCTCCTCTTATCTCCAATATGTCAAGTGATGAAGGCTGTGATCAATGGGCAGACTTTTCCTGCTCGGGACCTAAGCAACTACGTTAATAGG AACTATATTGAGAACTTGTTAAGGCAAGCGCATGCAAACTGGAATTCCTTGGAGGCGGTTGATACAATGTCGAATGAGACTGCCTTActtacacaag GTCATGTAGAGGATCAGCACTATCCTCAGACAATGATGGTAAGAGCATTGGAtcatcaagttatcaataatgggcagcagcagcagctagcGGATATTAAGTGTATCAATAATGTTGGAGCTGCTGGTTATCCACAGAGCAACACCATGATGGGGTTTGAGTGCAGTGATAATTGGCAGATCAGTTCACCATACTCGTCGTTCAGCCCATTGATGGATACTGGTGTCATCAAGTGTAGCACCTCAGCAGACTCATCATCTTCAGATGGGGATTTAGGATCTCAGGGTCTCTAA